Part of the Chloroflexota bacterium genome, CGTGCAGCCTGCCGCGCTACTCCTTTGCCGAAGCCGATCACCTTGCGGGGGTCAGCCGGGGAACGGCGCGCCGCTGGCTGGCTGGCTACAGCTATCGTGGCCGCGATGGGCTGCGAGCGTCCGTACCGCCGGTGACAGCGCGCTCCGAGCACCTCGACGGAGTCTCGTTCCTCGATCTGGTCGAGGTCGCGGTTAGGGGCGACGTAAGCGTATGCAGGCGTGGAAAGAGATCCTTGAGCCGTTCCTTGCGAATCTCGAGTACGCGGATGATCTCGCTATTCGCTGGTGGCCCCTGGGGAAAGACGCTCTCATCACCATCGATCCGGCGTATGGCTACGGCTTGCCGGTGGTCAAGGGGTCAGGTATCCGCACCGAGATCATCCGCGAACGCTCGCTGGCCGGCGACTCGAACGAGCAGATCGCGCAGGACTTTAGCCTCAATCCGAAGGAGGTCGAGCGGGCGCTCCAGTTCGAATTGAAACTGGCAGCATGATCTTCTTCGACAGGTCGATCCCCCGCTCGGTCGCCCAGGCACTGCGACTCGTCCGTGATGACATCCGCTGGCTGGACGATGAGTTCGCCAGCGACGCTCCTGATCGGGTCTGGCTGCGCGAGGTCGGTCGGCGCGAGCGGCTCGTAGTGAGTCGCGACAAGCGTAGTCGGCACCGTCCGGCCGAGCGGCAGGCCATCATCGACAACGGCGTGGGCTGCTTCGTCCTGGTTCAGAGCGCGAACCCGACGCAGTGGGAGTACCTCCGCCTGATCGTGGCGCTGCTCGACCACATGGAAGACCTGTTCGCGACAACTGCACGCCCGTTTGTCTACGGCATTGACAGGGCTGGCGGCCTGAGGCGACTGGTGTGAGCGCGTCAGGCCGCCAGCCTGCGAGGACAACGGGTTAGCGGGCGCGCTTCGGGCGGGCGGGGCGGCCAGCGCCCGGCGCGGCGCTCTTGGAGCCGCGCGTCGGGGCCTTGCCGCCAAACTTGCCGCCGGGCTTGCTCCCGAATGTGCCGCTCGGCCCGCCTGAGCGGCCCGGCTTGCCAGCGTTGACCCAGCGCTTCGGCTTGCGGTCGCCGAACGGCCTGCGCTCCTCGCCATCACGGGCAGGCCGGCGGTCATCCATGTCGCGGGCGGGCCGGCGGTCGTCGGTGTCATGGGGGAGTCGGCGGTCATCCGCGTCGCGCATGGGGCGGCGGTCGTCAGCGGCGCGCGGGGACCGCGACTCGGCGAAGGGCCGGGGCGCGCGGCGGTCCTCGCGGTAGCCGGTGCGGTCCTCACGGTAGCCTGCACGGTCTGGCCGGTCGCCTTCGCGGAACGGGCGGCGCTCACGGTCGGGCGTCGCGCCGCCAGCCGACGAACGCTCGAATGGGCGACGCTCGCGGAGGGCGTCGGCGGCAGCCAGCGAGATCGCGG contains:
- a CDS encoding DUF433 domain-containing protein, producing MQAWKEILEPFLANLEYADDLAIRWWPLGKDALITIDPAYGYGLPVVKGSGIRTEIIRERSLAGDSNEQIAQDFSLNPKEVERALQFELKLAA